From one Microbulbifer sp. A4B17 genomic stretch:
- the proB gene encoding glutamate 5-kinase yields MDSATVSRQALTKAQRWVVKIGSALLTDNGRGVNTAAISAWVAQMADLRRRGIEVVLVSSGAVAAGMDRLGWCRRPESIHQLQAAAAVGQSHLVQVYEQAFGCFDIRSAQILLDHDDLSNRTRYLNARSTLRTLLSLGAVPIVNENDTVVTDEIRFGDNDTLAALVANLVEADALLILTDADGLFTEDPRDNPEAELISEASALDPKLLEMAGDSRSGLGRGGMTTKVRAAQLAARSGARTVIAGGALEAVIDKVCAGEQLGTLLLPEADPLAARKRWLAGQLQVRGTLLVDAGAEAAMTGSGSSLLPVGVTAVEGRFRRGDLVSCRNAEGREIARGLVNYDSSESGRILGQSSEKFADLLGYRDDDELIHRDNLILL; encoded by the coding sequence ATGGACTCCGCAACAGTGTCCCGGCAGGCGTTGACCAAGGCCCAGCGGTGGGTGGTAAAAATTGGTAGCGCCCTTCTGACAGATAATGGTCGAGGTGTGAATACCGCTGCCATTTCTGCCTGGGTTGCACAGATGGCTGATTTGCGCCGTCGAGGGATCGAAGTTGTTCTGGTTTCATCCGGTGCTGTTGCGGCCGGAATGGACCGGTTGGGTTGGTGTCGCCGGCCCGAGTCTATCCACCAATTGCAGGCGGCTGCCGCTGTGGGGCAGAGCCACCTTGTGCAGGTGTATGAGCAGGCTTTTGGGTGCTTTGATATTCGCAGCGCTCAGATCCTGTTGGATCACGATGACCTTTCCAATCGCACTCGCTACCTGAATGCTCGCAGCACCTTGCGGACGCTCCTGTCACTGGGGGCTGTGCCTATCGTGAATGAAAATGACACGGTAGTGACTGATGAGATACGTTTCGGCGACAACGATACCCTGGCGGCCCTGGTTGCAAATCTGGTTGAGGCAGATGCGCTGCTAATTTTGACAGATGCGGATGGGCTGTTTACTGAAGATCCCCGCGATAATCCCGAAGCAGAATTAATTAGTGAGGCATCTGCGCTTGATCCCAAGCTGCTGGAGATGGCGGGGGATTCCCGCAGCGGTCTGGGTCGTGGTGGTATGACCACCAAGGTGCGCGCAGCGCAGCTGGCAGCGCGCTCAGGGGCTCGCACAGTGATCGCTGGCGGCGCCCTGGAGGCGGTGATAGATAAAGTCTGTGCCGGCGAGCAGCTGGGTACCCTGTTGCTGCCAGAGGCAGACCCCTTGGCGGCGCGTAAGCGCTGGCTCGCGGGGCAGTTGCAGGTGCGCGGAACCCTGTTAGTGGATGCCGGTGCCGAGGCGGCTATGACTGGGAGTGGTAGCAGTCTGTTGCCGGTGGGGGTTACCGCTGTTGAAGGGCGTTTCAGGCGGGGGGATCTGGTGTCTTGCAGGAATGCTGAAGGTCGCGAGATAGCGCGGGGCCTGGTCAATTATGACAGTAGTGAGAGTGGTCGGATTCTGGGGCAGTCATCGGAGAAGTTTGCCGACCTTTTAGGGTATCGGGATGACGATGAATTGATTCACCGCGATAACCTGATCCTGCTCTAA
- the rpsT gene encoding 30S ribosomal protein S20: MANSPQAKKRARQNDKRRMHNASLRSMVRTYIKKVVAAIDAGDAEKAKTAYAEAVPVIDRMADKGIIHKNKAARHKSRLNAQIKALAA; encoded by the coding sequence GTGGCCAACTCACCTCAAGCGAAGAAACGCGCGCGCCAGAACGACAAGCGCCGCATGCACAACGCCAGTCTGCGCTCCATGGTGCGCACCTACATCAAGAAGGTAGTTGCGGCCATCGATGCCGGCGATGCGGAAAAAGCAAAAACTGCGTACGCAGAAGCAGTTCCCGTTATTGACCGTATGGCAGACAAAGGCATTATTCACAAGAATAAAGCCGCTCGTCATAAGAGCCGTCTGAACGCTCAGATCAAAGCTCTGGCCGCCTAA